A genomic segment from Melanotaenia boesemani isolate fMelBoe1 chromosome 9, fMelBoe1.pri, whole genome shotgun sequence encodes:
- the LOC121645415 gene encoding protocadherin Fat 4-like, producing MEFPPLDRRTNLIFLEFATMQRNSLLLYNSGGSSSREYFALEIIDGMMHLSYDLGSGPVRLQTHKQVTDGHFHSVTARRIGHMGSLLVDNCTDVENDGFCFSKSDGSISERTLDVGNTNMTFGGLRTLELVLLHPNHIKTHDFVGCIRNIHVNGIILSPSMALAAYNILDRCPRSTALLCDSVPCKNGGVCYDLGSDYLCECKSPFTGSDCATEMSEELVVRFNGSDYIEYVVKERFKRDHLLKDLVDDDIEGNIKDQMVISIKFKTQDDGVLLFVLGPTGYIMLMIKDRKPVYVFKDTLSGYLSEFSVGPPVADGVWHVLSLFRNGHNTFLSVDGKLVLNSTERSMDLTPANLEKIILGAAPTTETKLHQSGFSGCVQDFSVRGDTLLVSGYSVMVEVWPSSTLVQSSCSSPGVCLPSPCYEEGTVRKTCLSHCQNHVACTPTLQNKSCICLHNTSEHFCDICISKTIDKCAEGQQDSKPLWLIGVVLPLLSILVVVIMCACLYKARQRYAKSQRETFLQKLGQGTANTAFCFDDNTVLSDPVSTDKEKPYDPVSSDQQRSNVEFYCGASELQMPSSELEYYEIGSICSALHSDNNSLKLNCHKQSYSQKNVKADPKQWGDLKMLFTRFKKESTCEDKNPTKTQNVASLNQQLLSKIHTEHPQPPMPHYLKRFPQPELLEPIQCLTFEEICKLDVPVESALSAQASLKPGPAESTMMTEASSDCETDSTCTCSESEYRQFSNIIGKKYMCEQPALSECNFRQENNPSVNSFFKQTCPPAAGQGETERTLSTMFEQWENILNMHLPYSSYAPIFEDIACLSSEYNQCCSIQSDTEEII from the exons ATGGAGTTTCCTCCTTTGGATCGCAGGACTAATTTAATCTTTCTTGAGTTTGCGACAATGCAGAGGAACTCTCTCCTTCTCTACAATTCTGGAGGGTCATCCAGTAGGGAGTACTTTGCACTGGAGATAATTGATGGGATGATGCATCTCTCTTATGACCTGGGCTCGGGGCCTGTGAGGCTGCAGACACACAAGCAAGTTACAGATGGACATTTTCACAGTGTTACCGCCAGAAGGATTGGCCAT ATGGGGTCTTTGCTTGTGGACAATTGTACAGATGTTGAGAATgatggattttgtttttcaaagagtGATGGCAGTATCTCAGAAAG GACACTTGACGTCGGCAACACCAATATGACATTTGGAGGGCTGAGGACTCTTGAGTTGGTTTTACTGCATCCTAATCATATAAAAACTCATGATTTTGTTGGATGCATTCGAAACATTCATGTTAATGGCATCATATTGAGCCCTTCAATGGCTCTCGCAGCATATAACATCCTTGACAG GTGTCCTCGATCAACAGCGTTGTTATGTGACAGTGTCCCGTGCAAGAACGGTGGTGTGTGCTATGACCTTGGGTCTGACTATCTTTGTGAATGCAAAAGCCCTTTTACTGGAAGTGACTGTGCcacag aaatgtcaGAGGAGCTTGTAGTGCGGTTTAATGGGAGTGATTACATTGAATATGTTGTCAAGGAGAGATTTAAGAGAGACCATCTGCTAAAAGACTTGGTAGATGATGACATAGAAGGAAACATTAAAGACCAAATGGTGATTAGCATCAAGTTCAAAACACAAGATGATGGTGTGCTGCTCTTTGTTCTTGGACCGACGGGATACATCATGCTAATG ataaaagacagaaagcCTGTGTATGTGTTCAAGGATACATTGTCAGGATACCTGTCAGAGTTCAGCGTGGGGCCTCCAGTGGCTGATGGGGTCTGGCATGTCCTTTCTTTGTTCAGAAATGGGCACAACACTTTTCTGTCTGTGGATGGTAAACTAGTGTTAAACAGCACTGAACGAAGCATGGATCTCACTCCTGCTAATCTGGAAAAGATCATTCTTGGTGCTGCtccaacaacagaaacaaagctCCATCAGTCAG GGTTCAGTGGATGTGTGCAGGACTTCAGTGTGAGGGGCGACACCCTGCTTGTCAGCGGATACAGTGTGATGGTGGAGGTTTGGCCAAGCTCGACTTTAGTCCAGTCCAGCTGCAGCTCTCCAGGTGTCTGCCTCCCCTCACCATGCTATGAGGAGGGAACGGTCAGGAAGACATGTCTCTCACACTGTCAAAACCATGTGGCATGCACACCCACCCTGCAAAACAAGTCCTGCATTTGTTTACATAATACTTCGGAGCATTTTTGTGATATCTGCATCTCCAAAACCATTGATAAGTGCGCTGAGGGGCAGCAGGACAGCAAGCCTCTGTGGCTCATaggtgttgttcttcctctacTCTCTATACTGGTGGTTGTAATAATGTGTGCTTGCCTGTACAAAGCAAGACAACGGTATGCAAAGAGTCAAAGAGAAACTTTCCTGCAAAAACTAGGGCAAGGGACAGCAAacactgctttttgttttgatgaCAACACAGTGCTCTCTGACCCTGTGTCTACAGATAAAGAGAAACCTTATGACCCAGTGAGTTCTGATCAGCAGAGGTCAAATGTGGAGTTTTACTGTGGTGCCAGTGAACTGCAGATGCCGTCAAGTGAGCTTGAGTATTATGAAATTGGCAGCATCTGTAGTGCACTTCATTCTGACAATAACTCACTGAAACTTAACTGCCACAAGCAATCATACAGTCAAAAAAATGTGAAAGCTGATCCTAAACAGTGGGGAGATCTGAAAATGCTTTTTACGAGATTTAAGAAAGAAAGTACCTGTGAAGACAAAAACCCAACAAAGACTCAAAATGTCGCCTCACTAAACCAACAGCTGCTGTCTAAGATTCACACAGAGCATCCCCAGCCACCAATGCCTCATTACTTAAAGAGATTTCCACAGCCAGAGCTCCTGGAGCCAATACAATGTCTCACTTTTGAAGAAATTTGCAAACTAGATGTTCCTGTAGAGTCAGCATTGTCAGCTCAAGCCTCCCTGAAACCTGGACCTGCTGAATCCACCATGATGACGGAGGCTTCATCTGATTGCGAAACGGACAGCACATGCACCTGCTCAGAGTCTGAGTATCGACAATTTTCTAACATCATTGGCAAGAAATATATGTGTGAACAGCCAGCTCTGTCAGAGTGCAACTTTAGACAGGAAAACAACCCATCTGTCAACTCATTCTTTAAACAAACCTGCCCCCCTGCTGCAGGTCAGGGTGAAACTGAGAGAACTCTGTCCACTATGTTTGAACAGtgggaaaatattttaaatatgcatCTACCTTACAGCAGCTATGCACCCATATTTGAAGATATAGCATGTTTATCTTCTGAATACAATCAATGTTGTAGTATTCAAAGTGACACAGAAGAAATTATTTGA